A genome region from Polyangia bacterium includes the following:
- a CDS encoding site-2 protease family protein: MSAPRLAEAAAPARRKPRYLLHVGLFLATFLTTTAAGALYVHGASIRPIADGLPYSVPLLLILVCHEFGHYFAARAHGVEASLPFFIPLPPGFGLGTMGAVIGMRNVTSDRRKLIDIGAAGPLCGLIVAIPVILYGLSLSKVAPAVPHSIQEGNSLLYASLKFISKGMWLPGHDKDVFMHPTAWAGWAGLLVTMINLLPIGQLDGGHIATAYFGNRYRKFAAVLHRLLPLMAVGTFVWVYLTVRAEAGAHWDWMEGVEISFGGALPWVIWFLIVGGVGRLAGGGDHPPVDDKPLPRSRRVLFWVVVVAFVAIFMPVPYRETLAGSDSAAPPAASVAPDPPPAAP, from the coding sequence GTGAGCGCGCCTCGATTGGCGGAAGCCGCTGCGCCCGCGCGTCGAAAGCCACGCTATCTGCTGCATGTCGGCCTTTTCCTGGCCACATTTCTCACCACCACGGCGGCGGGCGCGTTGTACGTCCACGGCGCGAGCATCCGGCCCATCGCCGACGGCCTGCCGTACTCGGTGCCGTTGCTGCTGATCTTGGTTTGTCACGAGTTCGGTCACTACTTCGCGGCGCGCGCTCACGGAGTCGAAGCCTCGCTGCCGTTCTTCATCCCGCTGCCGCCCGGTTTCGGCCTGGGCACCATGGGCGCGGTGATCGGCATGCGCAACGTGACCAGCGACCGGCGCAAGCTGATCGACATCGGCGCTGCCGGTCCCCTGTGCGGCCTGATCGTGGCCATTCCAGTGATCTTGTACGGTCTGTCGCTGTCGAAGGTGGCTCCCGCCGTTCCGCACAGCATTCAAGAGGGCAATTCGCTGCTGTACGCGTCCTTGAAGTTCATCTCCAAGGGCATGTGGCTGCCCGGCCACGACAAAGACGTCTTCATGCACCCGACCGCCTGGGCTGGCTGGGCGGGGCTGCTGGTCACGATGATCAATCTTTTACCCATCGGTCAGCTGGATGGCGGGCACATCGCCACCGCCTACTTTGGCAACCGCTATCGAAAATTTGCCGCCGTCTTGCACCGCTTGTTGCCCTTGATGGCAGTGGGAACTTTTGTCTGGGTGTATCTGACCGTTCGGGCGGAGGCGGGCGCGCACTGGGATTGGATGGAGGGCGTGGAGATCTCCTTCGGTGGCGCGCTGCCCTGGGTGATTTGGTTTTTGATCGTCGGCGGCGTCGGGCGTCTGGCCGGCGGCGGCGATCACCCGCCCGTCGACGACAAACCATTGCCGCGCAGCCGGCGCGTCTTGTTCTGGGTGGTGGTGGTGGCCTTCGTCGCCATCTTCATGCCGGTGCCGTACCGCGAGACCCTGGCCGGCAGCGATTCGGCCGCGCCGCCCGCTGCTTCCGTCGCGCCGGACCCGCCGCCCGCCGCGCCATGA
- a CDS encoding TrmH family RNA methyltransferase — protein MKVAPFDLSLEEIRRNLESLRRPLRIAILRARNPFNVGAIIRVAHSFLVREIVLIGTEPYYQRASMGMERFENLVTIPTEADFLARVRAQGGKLVVFEKESAKSNLWQTPLPDDCTMVFGSEVDGVSGAIVAAADLVVAIPMYGINHSFPVTVAAGIAMAEWTRQHYEKR, from the coding sequence ATGAAGGTCGCCCCGTTCGACCTTTCGCTGGAAGAGATCCGGCGCAATCTGGAAAGCCTGCGCCGGCCGCTGCGCATCGCCATCTTGCGCGCCCGCAACCCGTTCAACGTCGGCGCCATCATCCGCGTGGCGCATTCGTTCCTGGTGCGCGAGATCGTCCTCATCGGCACCGAGCCGTATTACCAGCGCGCCTCCATGGGCATGGAGCGTTTCGAAAATCTGGTCACCATCCCGACCGAGGCGGATTTTCTGGCCCGCGTCCGCGCCCAGGGCGGCAAGTTGGTGGTCTTCGAAAAAGAGTCCGCCAAATCCAACCTGTGGCAAACCCCGCTGCCCGACGATTGCACCATGGTCTTCGGCAGCGAGGTGGACGGGGTCTCGGGCGCGATCGTCGCTGCGGCCGACCTGGTCGTCGCCATTCCCATGTATGGCATCAACCATTCGTTCCCCGTCACCGTCGCCGCCGGCATCGCCATGGCCGAGTGGACGCGGCAGCACTACGAAAAGCGCTAG